In one window of Desulfovibrio desulfuricans DSM 642 DNA:
- a CDS encoding lipoprotein, with translation MKKMLLILGLVLLVAACSPHRGYYGDGYHGGHCGYWNNGSSDAPQYRGSGYPSGMNYPASSYGY, from the coding sequence ATGAAAAAAATGCTTCTCATACTGGGATTGGTCCTTTTGGTGGCCGCCTGTTCACCCCACCGTGGATACTATGGAGACGGTTACCATGGAGGACATTGCGGCTACTGGAATAACGGTTCCAGCGATGCCCCACAGTACAGAGGCTCCGGGTATCCGTCGGGAATGAATTATCCGGCCTCAAGCTACGGGTATTAG